The DNA window ATAACCGTTTCAATTTCTATCTCATCTAATGCAACAGGCATGAGGTTATTGGATATTTTTTTTACTTCATCAATTGTGTTTAAAAAATGATTTTTTATGTTCAGTATTTCTTCTTTTATATTAGGCTGAGACTTAGAATAAAGATTTTCTAATTTCATCTTTATTGTTAATAGATATTGTCCTAAACCATCATGTATTTCGCGTGATACTCTATTCCTTTCAATTTCCTGACCATCAAGTAATGCTGTTAAACGTTTTTCTTTTTCTTCTTTTAATTTCTTTGATGAACTTGCAATTTCTGCAAGGTATTTTGTTTCTTTTTCAAGCTTTATTCTTGATTTTTGTGATTGATAAAAAATTATAAATAGTGTAATTAAAACGATTGCAATTACTAAAGTGAATAGACTTGTTTTTAATGCGTTTTTATAAATAGGTCCTGTAATTTCCGAATATGGAATATTCATTATTATTGTCCAGCTTTTATCACCGAGAAATACTTTTTTGAAAACAGCAAGACTATATTCATTATGTGCAAAATCTATAATTTTGCCTGAACCTTCATCTTTTTGTTTTATTGCTGTAAAAAATGAATGAGTTGAATTTATATGCTCTTGAATATCTTTTTTATCAACTTTTTTCAAATTTTCATCAGAAATAAAATTGGTTAATATGTTGTCAATGTTTCTGTTAAGTAATGATTTTTTATGATGAGCACGGATAATGTTTTTATTATCAAGCATCCACATATAGCCATTTTCTCCAACAATAAATGAGTCAATATATTTTGAAGAAATATTTTCAATTTCAATCATCCACCTTAAAATACCTGTAAATTTTTCTTGATTAAAAACAGGACAAGATATTGTGAAAGCACTGTTTTGTATATGATTTATAAAAATATCACCAACTATTATTTCTCCTTTTCCGGGGTTCTGAGAATATAAAATACCTGTTTTACAGTAGTTCGGGCATTTTGAACTTGTATCCCAATTTGGGATTTTTTTAATAATTTCTCCTTTATTTTTTAACAATAATATTGCATTTATATCTATTTTGTGAATATTGTAAAGGTTTTGTAAAAAACAAAATTCATTAATATTGGCAGAACCTGAAATTGTTCTTTTTTTAATTACAGGATTATTTGATAGTGATAATAAGTTTTCGGAATATTTCGTAACAAAACTTTCAATGTTTAATGCTGATATTCTTGTTGTGGTAAGTAGTTGCTTTTCCCATTGGTTTACTACAGATTTTTTGTATTTTAAATGATTTTGTATTGAAAAAAAAATCGTAAAAATAATTAGAATAATTAAAATAACTAAGGATATATAAATTCCTAAGGAACCTTTTATCTTATAATATTTTGAATAATCCTTCTTCATTAGAGTTTCATATTTTTCAAAAGTATAAAAAAATAAATTAAAAAGATAATTAATTTCATGCTACTTTTGGAATGTCTAATTTTAACAAGAAATTTTGGTTCTATGTTAAAGATTTTGTAATTTTACATTTTGTTAAAAATAATAAATTATTATTTAATTAAACGATAAGTATCAATGAAGCTGATATATCAGGGGCAACCCAAAAACCAAATTGATTTAAATTATCGTAAATTATTACAAATAGTAAATCCTTCAACAAAAGACGAATTCTCGTTATTGCGTAAAGCATTTACCCAATATAAAAGTTCGATAGAAAAAACAAAGGCAGATAAAAAAGGACATAAAGTTCCGGAAATTGCTGAGATTGTGATTGAGCAACTTGCATTGAATCCAAATTGCGTAATAAGTATAGTTGTTTATTTAATTGTAAAAAATAATTTCATAAAAAAAGAAGAGGTTGAAGTACATTACAACAAAGATATTGATACCATTGTTTCAGGTTTAATAAGCATATCTGAACTTCAAACAGACCATGCAAGTATTCAAACGGAGAATTTTATTAAACTCCTCCTTACATATACAACTAATGTAAAGATAATTTTACTTAAGCTTGCTGAAAGATTGATGAGAATGCGATATCTTGTTTTTGAAAAAGAAAAAATAAGAAGAGAGATAGCTACGCAAATTTATTATTTATATGCTCCCATAGCTCATCGTTTAGGATTTTATTACATCAAACAAGAAATTGAAGATTTGTATGTAAGATATACTGAACCAAAGAAATATAAAATTATAAAAAAGAAGATAAAAGAAAGTAAAGTAAAATATGAACAGTTTGTCAATTCTTTTATCATGCCTTTAAAGTTAGAATTTGATGAAAGGAATATGTCTTATTCTATAAAATGGAGAACAAAGTCTATTCATTCTATTTTAAAAAAAATTGAAAAGCAAAATCTTGATTTTGAAAAAATATACGATATTTTTGCCATAAGAATAGTACTTAATTCAAAGAAAAAAAATGAAGTTGCTGATTGTTGGCATGTATATTCAATAATTACAAATCGTTATAAACCTAAGCCTGAAAGGTTGCGTGATTGGATAACAATTCCAAAAGAATCAGGTTATGAATCATTACATACTACGGTTTTAGGATATGGGAATAGATGGGTTGAAGTTCAGATTCGTTCAAAACGTATGGATAATATTGCTGAAAAAGGTATTGCAGCACACTGGAAATATAAAGGTGGTAAAGCAGAGAAAGAATTTACTAAGTGGTTAAAAAATATTAGAGAAAAACTGGATAATGGTATTGCAACAAGTATTGAGCAATACGATGGATTTGAGCCGGAAACAGAATTGAATGATATTTTTATTTTTACGCCTCGTGGTGATTTGAAAAAATTACCCCTTGGCTCAACAATTCTTGATTTTGCATACAGTATTCATACTGATATTGGTAATAGTTGTATAAGTGCAAGAGTAAATAAAAAAGTTGCTCCATTAAAATATGAATTAAAAAGTGGTGATAGGGTAGAAATTGTAACGTCAAGAAAGCAATCACCAAAACCTGATTGGATGAATTATGTTTTTACTTCTCGTGCTAAGTCTAAAATAAAGAGAGCTTTAGAGGAAAAAGAGTATAGTGATGCAGAAACAGGAAAGGGAATACTTTTAAGAAAAATTAGAAATTGGAAGATTAAATTTGATGATAAGATAATTGTTGAACTTTTAAAATACTATAATTTAAATACTTCACTTGCATTGTATTCA is part of the Bacteroidota bacterium genome and encodes:
- a CDS encoding cache domain-containing protein, which encodes MKKDYSKYYKIKGSLGIYISLVILIILIIFTIFFSIQNHLKYKKSVVNQWEKQLLTTTRISALNIESFVTKYSENLLSLSNNPVIKKRTISGSANINEFCFLQNLYNIHKIDINAILLLKNKGEIIKKIPNWDTSSKCPNYCKTGILYSQNPGKGEIIVGDIFINHIQNSAFTISCPVFNQEKFTGILRWMIEIENISSKYIDSFIVGENGYMWMLDNKNIIRAHHKKSLLNRNIDNILTNFISDENLKKVDKKDIQEHINSTHSFFTAIKQKDEGSGKIIDFAHNEYSLAVFKKVFLGDKSWTIIMNIPYSEITGPIYKNALKTSLFTLVIAIVLITLFIIFYQSQKSRIKLEKETKYLAEIASSSKKLKEEKEKRLTALLDGQEIERNRVSREIHDGLGQYLLTIKMKLENLYSKSQPNIKEEILNIKNHFLNTIDEVKKISNNLMPVALDEIEIETVIQNLCTETESINNKKIDYVSHGIPENINPKQKRYLYRISQEALNNVIKHAKTSEINVQFLGNNEQITLIIQDNGIGFNYNKNFKSSGNGINNMIDRVNILNGNISILSAINEGTKITIKIPLKS
- a CDS encoding TGS domain-containing protein; translation: MKLIYQGQPKNQIDLNYRKLLQIVNPSTKDEFSLLRKAFTQYKSSIEKTKADKKGHKVPEIAEIVIEQLALNPNCVISIVVYLIVKNNFIKKEEVEVHYNKDIDTIVSGLISISELQTDHASIQTENFIKLLLTYTTNVKIILLKLAERLMRMRYLVFEKEKIRREIATQIYYLYAPIAHRLGFYYIKQEIEDLYVRYTEPKKYKIIKKKIKESKVKYEQFVNSFIMPLKLEFDERNMSYSIKWRTKSIHSILKKIEKQNLDFEKIYDIFAIRIVLNSKKKNEVADCWHVYSIITNRYKPKPERLRDWITIPKESGYESLHTTVLGYGNRWVEVQIRSKRMDNIAEKGIAAHWKYKGGKAEKEFTKWLKNIREKLDNGIATSIEQYDGFEPETELNDIFIFTPRGDLKKLPLGSTILDFAYSIHTDIGNSCISARVNKKVAPLKYELKSGDRVEIVTSRKQSPKPDWMNYVFTSRAKSKIKRALEEKEYSDAETGKGILLRKIRNWKIKFDDKIIVELLKYYNLNTSLALYSKIANEKIELSEIKEILQKPKKKGSKKKNLEDIKNHLVTEKPKAKAKSKDDVLLIDDDLKGVNFNLAKCCNPIKGDKITGFVTIGKGITIHRKNCPNLNHMLGKYPYREVKASWSDTKESISFGASIKVIGSDEVGIIKDITEVISTDLAVNMKSINVDSSDGYFNGNIKLDIKDTSHLDELLKKLLRVKGVTKAVRVERKRGR